A genomic stretch from Bacterioplanes sanyensis includes:
- the recC gene encoding exodeoxyribonuclease V subunit gamma yields the protein MSNRPATGFYAIHANHLEDLRRAVVHLCRHHPLAPLQNETFLVQSNGIAQWLKLALAEQQGDGLGIAAGMDFLFPARFIWQAYRAVLPAGEVPEQSPFDKRRMIWRLYRLLPQQIEQRPSFAPLARFLSAEDTDVRRFQLAEKIADLFDQYQVFRADWLAQWEAGNDVLVTARAEVRALPEEMCWQPQLWRSLLQDVGGERSSRAHIHTSFMQQGQTLAAPANDAQLPKRIIVFGVSSLPRQALEALSVLSRFSQVVLCVHNPCQYFWSDIISDRDLFQVQRQRGKQHPVLSGMSAEVVHQHAPPLLAAWGKQGRDYIRLLDEFDDPSEYSSGLSTPEQKIDIFSDHGDAEISRLLHDIQNDILHLRPLSEIQQQNRVFDHQDDRSLVFHSAHSPQREVEILHDQLLAAFNADPTLRPRDVMVMVPDINVYTPHIQAVFGRHLSSDKRFIPFTISDQGQRHQQPLLIALETLLSLPTHRFSSSDILSLLEVPALRARFGIDEDEVPLARQWVEGSNIRWGLHSRQRESLDLPPQLQRNTWQAGLRRMLMGYGLGDDAAWMDVEPYTEVAGLQASLAGRLYAFVQQLEWLWQALQTEKTYQQWQALLADLLDRFFDQSDGDDLVLLNRFRRQLEQWREDCEAADIPQQLLPLNIVKDVLLDGLDEGGLNQRFLAGKVNFATLMPMRAIPFRHVCLLGMNDGDYPRSHHPVDFDLMATDYRPGDRSRREDDRYLFLEALLSARDALYISWVGRSIRDDSERPPSVLVSQLQDYVDTVWQAEDGRVTDGLTQQHPLQPFSRQYFPTKDNSPEATSFTSWFTYETEWRQAHTGVENDASSQLVYQPPSEPLTLAELAQFLKYPVETFYQRRLQVQFASVEQPMSEVENFALDGLTRWRLDQEIIEQVITPADSQQEFEQALQQHLQRLVLRGDVGMGVTEQVLQQTIAQRLPDLFERYHGAKQHWCMEDTVRAFHQVFPGVTLASENSVQAQPLASLEVADWLTHIRLNQHGERCRLIIANSSLLSGSGAQRKVRYRNLIPYWLVHLAGQLTTEPFVSQILAKEEGREFTFPQLPRATAHACLTAIVHSWQLGMTRPLSLHCDAAFAWIGSFYQSKRYQGDGERADKEALAVYELALERDPGYLRGADIPLLDQEFYALLQAVYLPLWQAEQGVEISAPNFASENPPELVPEIGQVNDQH from the coding sequence ATGTCCAATCGCCCTGCTACTGGTTTTTACGCCATCCATGCCAATCATCTTGAAGACTTGCGCCGTGCGGTGGTGCATTTGTGTCGCCATCATCCGTTGGCGCCGCTGCAAAATGAGACTTTTCTGGTTCAAAGTAACGGCATTGCCCAGTGGCTAAAGCTGGCGCTGGCGGAGCAACAGGGCGATGGTCTCGGCATCGCTGCGGGCATGGACTTCTTATTTCCAGCGCGTTTTATCTGGCAAGCCTACCGGGCGGTGTTGCCGGCTGGAGAGGTGCCGGAACAGTCGCCGTTTGATAAGCGTCGTATGATTTGGCGGCTGTATCGTTTGTTGCCACAGCAAATTGAGCAGCGGCCGAGTTTTGCACCGTTAGCGCGTTTTCTCAGTGCCGAAGACACCGACGTCCGCCGCTTCCAGCTGGCAGAAAAAATAGCCGACTTATTTGACCAGTACCAAGTCTTTCGAGCAGATTGGTTGGCGCAATGGGAAGCCGGTAACGATGTGTTGGTTACTGCACGTGCCGAGGTGCGTGCCTTGCCTGAGGAGATGTGCTGGCAGCCGCAACTGTGGCGCAGCTTGCTGCAAGACGTCGGTGGAGAGCGCAGCAGCCGAGCGCACATTCACACCAGTTTTATGCAGCAAGGCCAAACCTTGGCAGCGCCCGCCAACGACGCACAGTTGCCAAAGCGCATCATTGTGTTTGGGGTGTCGTCGCTGCCGCGCCAGGCGCTGGAGGCTTTGTCCGTATTAAGCCGTTTTAGTCAGGTGGTGCTGTGTGTGCACAACCCGTGTCAGTATTTTTGGTCTGACATCATCAGCGACCGGGATCTGTTTCAAGTGCAGCGCCAGCGTGGTAAGCAGCATCCTGTGTTGTCGGGCATGAGCGCAGAAGTTGTGCATCAGCATGCGCCCCCATTGTTGGCGGCCTGGGGAAAGCAGGGGCGGGACTACATTCGCTTGTTGGATGAGTTTGACGATCCTTCTGAATATTCCTCCGGGCTATCAACGCCAGAACAGAAAATCGATATTTTCTCCGACCATGGCGATGCAGAAATATCTCGTTTATTACATGACATTCAGAACGACATTTTGCATTTACGCCCATTGAGCGAAATTCAACAGCAAAATCGTGTGTTCGACCATCAAGATGATCGCTCGTTGGTTTTTCACAGTGCCCACAGCCCGCAGCGTGAAGTGGAAATATTGCATGACCAGTTGCTGGCGGCTTTTAACGCTGACCCGACTCTTCGGCCGCGTGATGTGATGGTGATGGTGCCGGATATTAATGTGTATACACCGCATATTCAGGCGGTGTTTGGGCGCCATCTCAGCAGCGATAAGCGATTTATACCCTTCACCATTTCCGATCAAGGGCAGCGCCACCAGCAGCCACTGTTAATCGCGCTGGAAACCTTGTTGTCTTTGCCCACACATCGCTTTTCCAGCAGCGACATTTTGAGCTTGTTGGAAGTGCCAGCGCTTAGAGCCAGATTCGGCATTGACGAAGATGAGGTGCCGTTAGCACGCCAGTGGGTAGAAGGGAGCAATATTCGCTGGGGCTTGCACAGCCGTCAGCGTGAAAGCTTGGATTTACCGCCACAACTGCAGCGCAACACCTGGCAAGCTGGGCTGCGGCGCATGTTAATGGGATATGGCTTAGGCGACGACGCTGCCTGGATGGATGTTGAGCCTTACACCGAAGTGGCGGGGTTACAGGCCAGTTTGGCAGGGCGTTTATATGCGTTTGTGCAGCAATTGGAATGGTTGTGGCAGGCGCTGCAAACCGAAAAAACATATCAGCAATGGCAAGCACTGTTGGCCGATCTATTGGACCGTTTTTTTGATCAGTCTGATGGTGATGACCTAGTGTTATTAAATCGTTTTCGCCGCCAGTTAGAGCAATGGCGCGAGGACTGTGAGGCGGCGGATATACCCCAGCAGCTGTTGCCATTAAATATTGTCAAAGACGTACTGTTGGATGGCTTGGACGAAGGCGGTTTAAATCAACGTTTTTTAGCAGGCAAAGTAAACTTTGCGACACTGATGCCAATGCGCGCCATTCCTTTCCGTCACGTCTGTTTGCTGGGTATGAACGACGGCGACTATCCGCGCAGTCACCATCCGGTAGACTTTGATTTAATGGCTACGGATTATCGCCCAGGGGATCGCTCGCGGCGCGAGGACGATCGCTATCTTTTTTTAGAAGCGCTGCTGTCGGCGCGCGATGCACTCTACATCAGTTGGGTGGGGCGCAGTATTCGTGACGACAGTGAGCGCCCGCCATCGGTGTTGGTGTCACAACTGCAGGATTATGTGGATACAGTATGGCAAGCGGAAGATGGCCGTGTCACAGACGGTCTGACTCAGCAGCACCCATTGCAGCCCTTCAGTCGCCAGTATTTTCCAACCAAGGACAACTCGCCAGAAGCGACGTCATTTACCTCTTGGTTTACGTACGAAACTGAATGGCGACAAGCGCACACGGGGGTCGAAAACGATGCATCGTCGCAGCTGGTATATCAGCCACCGTCAGAACCGCTGACCCTGGCAGAGTTGGCGCAGTTTTTAAAATATCCGGTGGAAACATTTTATCAGCGTCGTTTACAGGTGCAGTTTGCCAGCGTCGAACAGCCCATGTCGGAGGTGGAAAATTTTGCCTTGGACGGCTTAACGCGGTGGCGTTTGGACCAGGAAATCATCGAGCAGGTGATTACTCCCGCCGATTCGCAGCAGGAGTTTGAGCAAGCACTGCAGCAGCATTTACAGCGTCTGGTGCTGCGCGGTGATGTGGGCATGGGCGTTACTGAGCAGGTGTTGCAGCAAACCATCGCTCAGCGATTGCCCGATCTATTCGAGCGCTATCATGGCGCTAAGCAGCATTGGTGCATGGAGGACACGGTGAGAGCTTTTCATCAAGTCTTTCCTGGAGTGACGTTGGCGTCAGAAAATTCCGTACAGGCCCAGCCGCTAGCATCGCTTGAGGTGGCTGATTGGCTAACGCACATTCGACTGAATCAACATGGAGAACGCTGCCGGCTAATCATTGCCAACAGCAGTTTGCTCAGCGGTTCAGGCGCGCAGCGTAAAGTGCGCTATCGCAATCTAATCCCGTATTGGTTGGTACACCTTGCTGGGCAATTAACGACCGAGCCGTTTGTGAGCCAAATTTTGGCGAAAGAAGAAGGGCGAGAATTTACCTTTCCGCAATTGCCTCGGGCAACTGCGCATGCGTGTTTAACCGCGATTGTACATAGTTGGCAGCTCGGCATGACGCGACCACTATCGTTGCATTGCGACGCTGCCTTTGCCTGGATCGGCAGCTTTTATCAAAGTAAGCGCTATCAAGGCGATGGCGAGCGGGCAGATAAAGAAGCGCTGGCGGTGTATGAGCTGGCGCTGGAGCGAGACCCCGGGTATTTGCGTGGCGCCGATATTCCCTTGTTGGACCAAGAATTTTACGCCCTGCTGCAGGCTGTGTATTTGCCATTGTGGCAAGCCGAGCAAGGTGTAGAGATTTCAGCACCAAATTTTGCCAGTGAAAATCCCCCTGAGTTAGTGCCAGAAATAGGACAGGTAAATGATCAGCACTGA